The following proteins are co-located in the Doryrhamphus excisus isolate RoL2022-K1 chromosome 15, RoL_Dexc_1.0, whole genome shotgun sequence genome:
- the tex2 gene encoding testis-expressed protein 2 isoform X2, protein MSSHGSSSTSSSGGGGQHAETPPPRHMPGPKLQVQRSLSRDTITIHFSALGKEEDDEEEDLYGVDTGGEQELHGSGSLEVSMPCGQSVAEGLEVKEELLFESTAVETNVGAAVLHVSSSDGTHTNAASPAMTIIPTSPHLSATPPTSSSWPSDRPSASIPSTTSSSYSPCKSAGLSSSRPFLSLVRSLSNDVEAREPAPPPTTVAPSHVRHRHLMKSFVKSLSTDSKAENQEVSPQHVQQVQQSQRPPPRNMQLFKQFSQPRLSSTPVIAGQIGGDSKTAPSSPTMSPDGRSFFKVQEVEAKIEDTRRRLSEVMSDPLQLFSKIMGEESGTGGVGSGPHRARLLSSSASELSGMTAVNGHSEGNSYSIKEEEGAEGDEDEETPTGKGPDSVFSSFPLLTPAQSLSQTSTSTFHRSPSLTLGRCSMSALVARQEDEDFCELYSEDFDLCTDTETPDGDHLGSRGLHTGSTGLCSELDMEDEEKEDEQVETVPWIGLVALMQLVYWYLVLPLPPYVCAVVHGVAAGFTLAILVLWLSAPRRSCLGTRMQRRHIEPWNVAQLDIKEPGIFKGWMNEIHSYDPEMYHATLTHSVYVRLEGSVLRLSKPNRNISRRATHNEPKPDVTYISQKIYDLTDSKICLVPQSLARKRVWNKKYPICIELAKQEDFMSKAQGEKSESVEDKLPTLSEKVEHVDKTDKCEVSAEEPKRPTSGGGDLTIYLFGRTGREKEEWFRRFLLASQMRSEGRGGSLPKSAFQPSQSHSNQSVAGQDVDSGSSGRGSSDELCQPQLRHRESSSASSCGAKQKMLLDYNLYMAKYVNPQPAPRSPTTADSPGQSPERSPQTTKKMHSSSEETTEPEAWVNAFLGRIFWDFLGEKYWANVVSKKIQMKLSKIRLPYVMNELTLTELDMGFSIPKILRASKPSVDHQGLWFDLEVSYTGSFLMTLETKMNLARLGKEGEGLGEHGKEWPRTYCLADSDEESSSAGSSDEENAPELVSSDKAVLPGGEGYVGGHRPSKIMRFVDKIAKSKYFQKATETEFIKKKMEEVSNTPLLLTVEVQECRGTLAVNIPPPPTDRIWYGFRSPPHLELKARPKLGEREVTLVHVTEWIEKKLDQEFQKIFVMPNMDDVWLPIMHSAMDTRSNASSIANSNDALRGPEPEESEVLYM, encoded by the exons ATGAGCAGTcacggcagcagcagcaccagcagcagcGGTGGTGGTGGCCAGCATGCCGAGACTCCTCCCCCTCGCCACATGCCCGGGCCCAAGCTGCAGGTGCAGCGCTCCCTCTCAAGGGACACCATCACTATCCACTTCTCCGCTCTGGGGAAGGAGGAAGACGACGAAGAAGAGGACCTTTACGGAGTAGACACCGGAGGAGAACAGGAGCTTCATGGTTCTGGAAGTTTAGAGGTTTCCATGCCTTGTGGTCAGTCTGTGGCCGAGGGTCTGGAGGTGAAAGAGGAGCTGCTTTTTGAATCTACTGCTGTGGAGACCAACGTTGGAGCTGCTGTGTTACATGTTTCTTCTAGTGATGGGACTCACACAAACGCTGCTTCTCCTGCCATGACAATCATTCCCACCAGTCCCCACCTGAGCGCTACTCCTCCCACCAGCTCCTCCTGGCCTTCTGACCGTCCCTCAGCCAGTATTCCATCCACAACCTCCAGCTCTTACTCCCCTTGTAAGTCTGCAGGGCTTTCCTCCTCGAGACCTTTCCTCAGCCTGGTCAGGTCCTTGTCTAATGACGTCGAGGCTCGAGAACCCGCCCCTCCGCCTACAACTGTTGCGCCGTCGCACGTACGCCACAGACACTTAATGAAATCTTTTGTCAAGTCTCTATCTACAGACTCAAAGGCTGAGAACCAAGAAGTATCTCCTCAGCATGTTCAACAAGTACAGCAATCCCAGCGGCCCCCTCCTCGAAACATGCAGCTCTTCAAACAATTCTCCCAGCCTCGTCTTTCCTCCACCCCCGTCATAGCCGGTCAGATTGGCGGAGATTCCAAAACGGCCCCCTCCTCTCCCACCATGTCCCCAGATGGTCGGTCATTCTTTAAGGTTCAAGAAGTAGAGGCCAAAATAGAAGACACAAGGCGGCGGCTGTCAGAGGTGATGTCGGACCCCTTGCAGCTCTTTAGTAAGATCATGGGGGAGGAATCGGGCACGGGTGGCGTAGGAAGTGGGCCCCATCGTGCCAGGTTGCTCTCCTCAAGCGCATCGGAGCTAAGCGGCATGACAGCGGTGAATGGACACTCTGAAGGTAACAGCTACAGcatcaaggaggaggagggggcagAGGGCGACGAAGATGAAGAAACCCCCACTGGCAAGGGTCCGGATTCCGTCTTTTCCTCCTTTCCCTTACTGACACCAGCGCAATCTCTCAGCCAGACGTCCACATCCACCTTCCACAGGTCCCCATCTCTCACTTTGGGTCGCTGCTCTATGTCGGCGCTTGTAGCTCGTCAGGAAGACGAGGACTTCTGTGAACTTTACAGTGAAGACTTTGATTTGTGTACTGACACGGAGACGCCAGACGGGGATCACCTTGGATCCCGGGGCCTCCACACTGGTAGCACTGGGTTGTGTAGTGAACTGGACATGGAGGATGAGGAGAAAGAAGATGAGCAAGTGGAGACAGTGCCTTGGATTGGCCTGGTCGCCCTGATGCAGTTGGTGTACTGGTATCTAGTCCTTCCACTGCCACCGTATGTATGTGCAGTGGTCCATGGGGTTGCTGCTGGCTTTACGTTGGCCATCCTGGTTCTTTGGCTCTCAGCTCCACGGCGCTCCTGCTTGGGAACAAGGATGCAGAGACGCCACATAGAGCCGTGGAATGTGGCCCAGCTTGATATCAAGGAACCAGGAATCTTTAAG GGCtggatgaacgagattcacAGCTATGACCCGGAGATGTACCACGCCACCTTGACACACTCTGTTTACGTTCGCCTTGAGGGTTCCGTTCTGCGTCTGTCCAAGCCCAACCGCAACATCTCCCGCCGTGCCACACACAACGAACCCAAACCTGACGTCACCTACATCAGCCAGAAGATCTACGACCTCACTGACAGCAAG ATCTGCCTGGTGCCACAGAGCCTCGCGAGAAAAAGAGTTTGGAACAAGAAGTACCCCATCTGTATCGAGCTGGCTAAGCAGGAGGACTTCATGTCCAAGGCTCAGGGAGAGAAGTCTGAAAGTGTAGAGGACAAGTTACCAACACTGAGTGAGAAAGTAGAGCACGTGGACAAAACTGACAAATGTGAAGTATCCGCAGAGGAGCCAAAGAGGCCGACTTCAGGAGGAGGGGATCTGACAATCTACCTGTTTGGGAGGACTGGTCGGGAAAAGGAGGAGTGGTTCCGCAGATTTCTGCTGGCGTCCCAAATGAGGTCCGAGGGGCGAGGTGGCAGTCTGCCCAAGAGTG CCTTTCAGCCCTCCCAAAGCCACAGCAACCAGTCTGTTGCAGGCCAGGACGTCGACAGTGGCAGCAGCGGCCGAGGAAGCTCTGACGAGCTGTGCCAACCTCAGCTTCGCCACCGGGAGAGCTCCTCAGCTTCTTCCTGTGGAGCAAAGCAGAAGATGCTCTTGGACTACAACCTCTACATGGCCAAGTATGTCAACCCTCAACCTGCACCCAGAAGCCCAACCACTGCTGACAGCCCTGGGCAGAGTCCTGAGAGAAGCCCCCAGACTACCAAAAAG ATGCACAGCAGTTCAGAAGAGACTACGGAACCAGAAGCCTGGGTCAACGCTTTCCTGGGAAGAATATTCTGGGACTTCCTGGGAGAGAAGTATTGGGCCAATGTGGTCTCCAAAAAGATTCAAATGAAGCTCAGTAAAATCCGG CTGCCATATGTTATGAATGAGCTCACGCTGACAGAACTAGACATGGGCTTTTCCATTCCCAAGATTCTCCGTGCCTCCAAACCCTCTGTGGACCACCAAG GTTTATGGTTCGATCTGGAGGTCTCCTACACGGGCTCCTTTCTCATGACCCTGGAGACCAAGATGAACCTGGCCCGTCTGGGGAAGGAGGGCGAGGGCCTCGGCGAGCACGGGAAGGAGTG GCCAAGGACTTATTGTCTGGCAGACAGCGATGAGGAGTCGTCGAGTGCTGGATCTTCGGATGAGGAGAATGCTCCAGAACTTGTCAGCAGTGACAAAGCCGTTCTCCCTGGAGGGGAAGG CTATGTGGGAGGCCACCGACCCAGCAAGATTATGCGTTTTGTGGACAAGATCGCCAAGTCCAAGTACTTCCAGAAAGCCACAGAGACGGAGTTCATTAAGAAGAAAATGGAGGAGGTGTCCAACACGCCACTGCTGCTCACTGTGGAGGTGCAGGAGTGTCGAGGGACCCTGGCTGTCAACATCCCACCGCCCCCTACTGACAGGATATG GTACGGCTTCCGCAGCCCACCTCACCTGGAACTGAAAGCACGGCCAAAACTCGGAGAGAGGGAGGTGACTCTGGTTCACGTGACGGAATGGATTGAGAAGAAACTGGACCAGGAGTTTCAG
- the tex2 gene encoding testis-expressed protein 2 isoform X1 gives MSSHGSSSTSSSGGGGQHAETPPPRHMPGPKLQVQRSLSRDTITIHFSALGKEEDDEEEDLYGVDTGGEQELHGSGSLEVSMPCGQSVAEGLEVKEELLFESTAVETNVGAAVLHVSSSDGTHTNAASPAMTIIPTSPHLSATPPTSSSWPSDRPSASIPSTTSSSYSPCKSAGLSSSRPFLSLVRSLSNDVEAREPAPPPTTVAPSHVRHRHLMKSFVKSLSTDSKAENQEVSPQHVQQVQQSQRPPPRNMQLFKQFSQPRLSSTPVIAGQIGGDSKTAPSSPTMSPDGRSFFKVQEVEAKIEDTRRRLSEVMSDPLQLFSKIMGEESGTGGVGSGPHRARLLSSSASELSGMTAVNGHSEGNSYSIKEEEGAEGDEDEETPTGKGPDSVFSSFPLLTPAQSLSQTSTSTFHRSPSLTLGRCSMSALVARQEDEDFCELYSEDFDLCTDTETPDGDHLGSRGLHTGSTGLCSELDMEDEEKEDEQVETVPWIGLVALMQLVYWYLVLPLPPYVCAVVHGVAAGFTLAILVLWLSAPRRSCLGTRMQRRHIEPWNVAQLDIKEPGIFKGWMNEIHSYDPEMYHATLTHSVYVRLEGSVLRLSKPNRNISRRATHNEPKPDVTYISQKIYDLTDSKICLVPQSLARKRVWNKKYPICIELAKQEDFMSKAQGEKSESVEDKLPTLSEKVEHVDKTDKCEVSAEEPKRPTSGGGDLTIYLFGRTGREKEEWFRRFLLASQMRSEGRGGSLPKSAFQPSQSHSNQSVAGQDVDSGSSGRGSSDELCQPQLRHRESSSASSCGAKQKMLLDYNLYMAKYVNPQPAPRSPTTADSPGQSPERSPQTTKKMHSSSEETTEPEAWVNAFLGRIFWDFLGEKYWANVVSKKIQMKLSKIRLPYVMNELTLTELDMGFSIPKILRASKPSVDHQGLWFDLEVSYTGSFLMTLETKMNLARLGKEGEGLGEHGKEWSRPRTYCLADSDEESSSAGSSDEENAPELVSSDKAVLPGGEGYVGGHRPSKIMRFVDKIAKSKYFQKATETEFIKKKMEEVSNTPLLLTVEVQECRGTLAVNIPPPPTDRIWYGFRSPPHLELKARPKLGEREVTLVHVTEWIEKKLDQEFQKIFVMPNMDDVWLPIMHSAMDTRSNASSIANSNDALRGPEPEESEVLYM, from the exons ATGAGCAGTcacggcagcagcagcaccagcagcagcGGTGGTGGTGGCCAGCATGCCGAGACTCCTCCCCCTCGCCACATGCCCGGGCCCAAGCTGCAGGTGCAGCGCTCCCTCTCAAGGGACACCATCACTATCCACTTCTCCGCTCTGGGGAAGGAGGAAGACGACGAAGAAGAGGACCTTTACGGAGTAGACACCGGAGGAGAACAGGAGCTTCATGGTTCTGGAAGTTTAGAGGTTTCCATGCCTTGTGGTCAGTCTGTGGCCGAGGGTCTGGAGGTGAAAGAGGAGCTGCTTTTTGAATCTACTGCTGTGGAGACCAACGTTGGAGCTGCTGTGTTACATGTTTCTTCTAGTGATGGGACTCACACAAACGCTGCTTCTCCTGCCATGACAATCATTCCCACCAGTCCCCACCTGAGCGCTACTCCTCCCACCAGCTCCTCCTGGCCTTCTGACCGTCCCTCAGCCAGTATTCCATCCACAACCTCCAGCTCTTACTCCCCTTGTAAGTCTGCAGGGCTTTCCTCCTCGAGACCTTTCCTCAGCCTGGTCAGGTCCTTGTCTAATGACGTCGAGGCTCGAGAACCCGCCCCTCCGCCTACAACTGTTGCGCCGTCGCACGTACGCCACAGACACTTAATGAAATCTTTTGTCAAGTCTCTATCTACAGACTCAAAGGCTGAGAACCAAGAAGTATCTCCTCAGCATGTTCAACAAGTACAGCAATCCCAGCGGCCCCCTCCTCGAAACATGCAGCTCTTCAAACAATTCTCCCAGCCTCGTCTTTCCTCCACCCCCGTCATAGCCGGTCAGATTGGCGGAGATTCCAAAACGGCCCCCTCCTCTCCCACCATGTCCCCAGATGGTCGGTCATTCTTTAAGGTTCAAGAAGTAGAGGCCAAAATAGAAGACACAAGGCGGCGGCTGTCAGAGGTGATGTCGGACCCCTTGCAGCTCTTTAGTAAGATCATGGGGGAGGAATCGGGCACGGGTGGCGTAGGAAGTGGGCCCCATCGTGCCAGGTTGCTCTCCTCAAGCGCATCGGAGCTAAGCGGCATGACAGCGGTGAATGGACACTCTGAAGGTAACAGCTACAGcatcaaggaggaggagggggcagAGGGCGACGAAGATGAAGAAACCCCCACTGGCAAGGGTCCGGATTCCGTCTTTTCCTCCTTTCCCTTACTGACACCAGCGCAATCTCTCAGCCAGACGTCCACATCCACCTTCCACAGGTCCCCATCTCTCACTTTGGGTCGCTGCTCTATGTCGGCGCTTGTAGCTCGTCAGGAAGACGAGGACTTCTGTGAACTTTACAGTGAAGACTTTGATTTGTGTACTGACACGGAGACGCCAGACGGGGATCACCTTGGATCCCGGGGCCTCCACACTGGTAGCACTGGGTTGTGTAGTGAACTGGACATGGAGGATGAGGAGAAAGAAGATGAGCAAGTGGAGACAGTGCCTTGGATTGGCCTGGTCGCCCTGATGCAGTTGGTGTACTGGTATCTAGTCCTTCCACTGCCACCGTATGTATGTGCAGTGGTCCATGGGGTTGCTGCTGGCTTTACGTTGGCCATCCTGGTTCTTTGGCTCTCAGCTCCACGGCGCTCCTGCTTGGGAACAAGGATGCAGAGACGCCACATAGAGCCGTGGAATGTGGCCCAGCTTGATATCAAGGAACCAGGAATCTTTAAG GGCtggatgaacgagattcacAGCTATGACCCGGAGATGTACCACGCCACCTTGACACACTCTGTTTACGTTCGCCTTGAGGGTTCCGTTCTGCGTCTGTCCAAGCCCAACCGCAACATCTCCCGCCGTGCCACACACAACGAACCCAAACCTGACGTCACCTACATCAGCCAGAAGATCTACGACCTCACTGACAGCAAG ATCTGCCTGGTGCCACAGAGCCTCGCGAGAAAAAGAGTTTGGAACAAGAAGTACCCCATCTGTATCGAGCTGGCTAAGCAGGAGGACTTCATGTCCAAGGCTCAGGGAGAGAAGTCTGAAAGTGTAGAGGACAAGTTACCAACACTGAGTGAGAAAGTAGAGCACGTGGACAAAACTGACAAATGTGAAGTATCCGCAGAGGAGCCAAAGAGGCCGACTTCAGGAGGAGGGGATCTGACAATCTACCTGTTTGGGAGGACTGGTCGGGAAAAGGAGGAGTGGTTCCGCAGATTTCTGCTGGCGTCCCAAATGAGGTCCGAGGGGCGAGGTGGCAGTCTGCCCAAGAGTG CCTTTCAGCCCTCCCAAAGCCACAGCAACCAGTCTGTTGCAGGCCAGGACGTCGACAGTGGCAGCAGCGGCCGAGGAAGCTCTGACGAGCTGTGCCAACCTCAGCTTCGCCACCGGGAGAGCTCCTCAGCTTCTTCCTGTGGAGCAAAGCAGAAGATGCTCTTGGACTACAACCTCTACATGGCCAAGTATGTCAACCCTCAACCTGCACCCAGAAGCCCAACCACTGCTGACAGCCCTGGGCAGAGTCCTGAGAGAAGCCCCCAGACTACCAAAAAG ATGCACAGCAGTTCAGAAGAGACTACGGAACCAGAAGCCTGGGTCAACGCTTTCCTGGGAAGAATATTCTGGGACTTCCTGGGAGAGAAGTATTGGGCCAATGTGGTCTCCAAAAAGATTCAAATGAAGCTCAGTAAAATCCGG CTGCCATATGTTATGAATGAGCTCACGCTGACAGAACTAGACATGGGCTTTTCCATTCCCAAGATTCTCCGTGCCTCCAAACCCTCTGTGGACCACCAAG GTTTATGGTTCGATCTGGAGGTCTCCTACACGGGCTCCTTTCTCATGACCCTGGAGACCAAGATGAACCTGGCCCGTCTGGGGAAGGAGGGCGAGGGCCTCGGCGAGCACGGGAAGGAGTG GTCAAGGCCAAGGACTTATTGTCTGGCAGACAGCGATGAGGAGTCGTCGAGTGCTGGATCTTCGGATGAGGAGAATGCTCCAGAACTTGTCAGCAGTGACAAAGCCGTTCTCCCTGGAGGGGAAGG CTATGTGGGAGGCCACCGACCCAGCAAGATTATGCGTTTTGTGGACAAGATCGCCAAGTCCAAGTACTTCCAGAAAGCCACAGAGACGGAGTTCATTAAGAAGAAAATGGAGGAGGTGTCCAACACGCCACTGCTGCTCACTGTGGAGGTGCAGGAGTGTCGAGGGACCCTGGCTGTCAACATCCCACCGCCCCCTACTGACAGGATATG GTACGGCTTCCGCAGCCCACCTCACCTGGAACTGAAAGCACGGCCAAAACTCGGAGAGAGGGAGGTGACTCTGGTTCACGTGACGGAATGGATTGAGAAGAAACTGGACCAGGAGTTTCAG